Proteins encoded by one window of Cannabis sativa cultivar Pink pepper isolate KNU-18-1 chromosome 4, ASM2916894v1, whole genome shotgun sequence:
- the LOC133036730 gene encoding tetraspanin-8-like — protein sequence MCGKRFLHELTHLVHTKGKFRPCNGQVYIYFIGKISEVWQGDSECEKFLSVIVLGVFLMVAGINYWGRVSDGCYVSTHFSFTIFALVVSNKGGGRVVSDMGYKEEYRLGDYSHCNKIKSCLIHGKVSSSFSQKHLNDSVTEFFFIVQKLEI from the exons ATGTGTGGAAAGAGGTTTTTGCATGAATTGACACACCTTGTTCACACTAAAGGAAAGTTCAGGCCTTGTAATGGTCAA gtatatatatattttattgggAAAATTTCGGAGGTTTGGCAAGGGGATAGCGAGTGTGAGAAGTTTCTTTCTGTAATTGTTCTTGGGGTTTTTCTGATGGTTGCTGGAATTAATTATTGGGGCAGAGTTTCTGATGGTTGTTATGTTTCTACTCATTTCTCTTTCACTATTTTTGCCTTAGTTGTTTCTAACAAAGGTGGTGGAAGAGTTGTCTCTGACATGGGTTATAAGGAGGAGTATAGGCTTGGTGATTACTCTCACTGCAACAAAATCAAGAGCTGTCTTATTCATGGAaaagtctcttcttctttctctcagAAACATCTCAATGATTCTGTCACAGAGTTTTTCTTTATTGTTCAAAAATTAgagatataa
- the LOC133036625 gene encoding uncharacterized protein LOC133036625, translated as MDKGRHMNEKMGLNLLPFEGVTKVTCDMFNPLQITSGWEKYLAMEVGKSNLHRNLHNRSILIIDKYSKWEPFDAWIPYLAANLFNLYVCKEQVEYESETSIDLIALCCLDIAWKTRDKYFSIGHLKAKYWELHSITQSKCYDMEFQILNALGFTKSLGVVTPLSFASYFESLVGMQFHFHDYTDLFCQTIVQLQCEYWVAKMRPSLIAALVALVISTLFPRKVFNQFYKALFENQIITEDEFFSFYPEMLKAFQKRNIKNEHLRWSHSTETLLNFPIKWKVGVKCVGTFSIFENVTIVEEPKLEPKLESCSTKKNEYFKELDKKIEDMQNKSKIVDGPFVVIVSFTLALQGWFGAIIPGCSGGLALIASVLTIISGCLYWLTHITNEKWLEQKYASELLRMNEHLISVVESDDSNNFESWYPRNTLESASVLKAKLSSKLKEDKIREKKTKKWGSHKIVVVLIIVHICASVVNIIGFYQSCSKH; from the exons ATGGACAAAGGAAGGCACATGAATGAAAAAATGGGACTAAACCTTCTCCCATTTGAAG GAGTAACAAAAGTTACCTGTGATATGTTTAATCCACTTCAAATCACCAGTGGTTGGGAAAAATACTTAGCCATGGAAGTTGGCAAAAGCAATCTCCACAGAAATTTGCACAATAGATCCATTTTGATTATAGACAAA TATTCTAAATGGGAACCATTCGACGCTTGGATTCCATATCTGGCTGCAAATCTGTTCAATCTCTACGTCTGTAAAGAACAG gTTGAGTATGAAAGTGAAACAAGCATTGATCTCATTGCCCTATGTTGTCTTGACATTGCTTGGAAAACAAGAGACAAATACTTTTCCATTGGTCATCTTAAG GCAAAATATTGGGAACTCCATAGCATAACACAAAGTAAGTGTTATGATATGGAGTTCCAAATCTTGAACGCACTTGGATTTACTAAGAGCTTAGGAGTTGTCACTCCTTTAAGTTTTGCAAGTTATTTTGAATCTCTGGTGGGAATGCAGTTCCATTTTCACGACTACACTGATTTATTCTGTCAAACTATAGTACAATTGCAGTGTG AATATTGGGTTGCAAAGATGAGACCCTCACTTATTGCAGCATTAGTTGCATTAGTGATTTCCACACTATTTCCTCGGAAAGTTTTTAACCAGTTTTACAAGGCGCTCTTTGAGAACCAAATCATCACAGAGGATGAGTTCTTCTCCTTTTATCCTGAAATGTTGAAAGCCTTTCAGAAACGCAACATAAAGAATGAACACTTGAGGTGGTCTCACTCGACAGAAACTTTATTAAACTTTCCAATCAAATGGAAGGTTGGTGTCAAATGTGTAGGAACATTTTCGATATTTGAAAATGTAACAATAGTCGAAGAGCCAAAATTAGAGCCGAAGTTAGAAAGCTGCAGCACAAAGAAGAATGAATACTTCAAAGAATTGGACAAAAAAATTGAGGATATGCAAAATAAGTCTAAGATAGTAGATGGTCCATTTGTAGTAATAGTTTCTTTCACCCTTGCCTTACAAGGATGGTTTGGGGCCATAATTCCAGGGTGTAGCGGTGGTCTTGCCCTTATAGCATCAGTACTAACTATTATTTCAGGGTGTCTTTATTGGCTTACACACATCACAAATGAGAAGTGGCTGGAACAAAAATATGCTAGTGAACTTTTAAGGATGAATGAGCATCTCATTAGTGTTGTTGAGAGTGATGATTCGAATAATTTCGAGAGTTGGTACCCTAGAAACACTCTCGAGTCAGCTAGCGTTTTGAAAGCCAAGCTTTCAAGCAAACTCAAAGAGGACAAAATACGGGAAAAGAAGACCAAAAAATGGGGCAGCCATAAGATTGTAGTTGTGCTTATAATAGTTCATATATGTGCTAGTGTAGTGAACATTATAGGATTTTACCAGTCTTGTAGCAAGCATTGA